A genomic segment from Anopheles maculipalpis chromosome X, idAnoMacuDA_375_x, whole genome shotgun sequence encodes:
- the LOC126563764 gene encoding chromosome-associated kinesin KIF4A: MPGPECMKVAVRIRPMSRAEEARGCLTMVEQAAQDHPQILVCGGRTGSDVYSYNYVFAPSINQSQLYETSVAPLLSKLFAGYNATILAYGQTSSGKTYTMGTNFTGETGDDMGVIPRVIDDIFRMIDDRTDGALCANRDTSISCSFIEVYQDNVYDLLQEKSGTDRHPLEIRETSAGDIILQGLTDVRASTRKDAFDCLLRGSTGRVVRATAMNNVSSRSHAIFTLTMQQTVLDESSNVIRSKFHLVDLAGSERSKKTDTTGNRFKEGVEINKCLLALGNVITALASTNSGPGKTHIPYRTSKLTRLLQDSLGGNSYTLMIACVSPADYNLSESVSTLRYANRVCKIKNKPIVNQDPQQARIKQLEATIQELRLKILSLSRGAPEGEGQEPLSVQPEFTRGVTETNIQSPRTETSVYTRPTTASIKKLQENNRNLQLQLQTALHELGSNEMRAMTGEKLLEDIEQVLSKYKATSESEMGREIGALLRKYREEEIALGVHSLPNPTVEPGVTNTKNESCSEEMENRSTFHTEQQIRIHSELRQLKRDLAIKEELHRKCMDNSSVVKTLTSNRERELTEQLREYERQIAKLEEQLTELNAQHESTRASEKRSKLAEERRQKVQQLESELAALRKKTMRQAKLLKLNEHDAQRIAGLSSEIQEMKATRVKLQKALRAESENFRQWRVSREKEIIQLKAKDRKREFELKKLESTYTLQKLIMKRKMDETILVNRRLKQTLERRQRNTSASDRSVMRGPEASRWIKHELELMCDTVEASATLKLLHSQRTQQSKKLSQLRKDLAELLGAVKSDEPVGDGSIDERNQQIQLAKDEIRQCETELEYRNAQIADLQQKIHNMDTESLLVAFSEGLASLPEARESFNQVLEQVVHTQTQLFEARFQLVELKATSECQEEALCQARDQLQQVEKQYREQVVQLERTYEDKLAFLLMQRTDAVPAENAVGPPQPDTVHEEAIRHINELRDELEMNKQLVEKLQAEEQQLPRRKCQLPLRLREHHMDFVDQDTDTSYGSDSENNEDDPSKELLEKELDPDFRGTPLYKRKARPQEPIGESEAHGNKTANSSSLSCSCTGICVTRRCGCQRHESACHPGCKCPPGCTNRKETDGDSSAIATKKQDTKKEDTGINVNGMMIYPTERASDDMDILEYISKYRKRKPFLNP, encoded by the exons ATGCCAGGTCCAGAATGTATGAAGGTAGCGGTACGCATCCGGCCCATGTCACGGGCGGAGGAGGCACGCGGCTGCCTAACAATGGTCGAGCAGGCCGCACAAGACCATCCCCAGATACTCGTGTGCGGTGGCCGTACAGGGTCGGACGTTTACTCTTACAACTACGTGTTTGCGCCCTCCATCAACCAATCGCAGCTGTACGAGACGTCGGTCGCGCCGCTGCTTTCCAAGCTGTTTGCCGGTTATAATGCTACCATCCTAGCGTACGGTCAAACAAGCTCAGGCAAAACGTATACGATGGGAACGAATTTTACAGGCGAAACGGGCGATGATATGGGCGTTATACCGAGGGTCATCGATGATATTTTTCGGATGATTGACGATCGTACGGATGGCGCACTGTGTGCAAATCGGGACACCAGTATAAGCTGCTCGTTTATCGAGGTTTACCAGGATAACGTATACGATTTGCTGCAGGAGAAAAGTGGCACCGACCGGCACCCGCTCGAGATTCGGGAAACATCCGCTGGAGATATTATTTTACAGGGTTTAACGGATGTGCGGGCAAGCACTAGAAAGGATGCGTTCGATTGCTTGCTGCGTGGTTCGACGGGTCGGGTCGTACGTGCAACCGCGATGAATAATGTTTCCAGCCGAAGCCACGCCATTTTTACGCTCACGATGCAACAGACGGTACTCGACGAATCGAGCAACGTGATCCGGTCGAAGTTCCATCTGGTCGATCTGGCCGGGTCGGAACGGTCGAAAAAAACGGACACGACCGGCAATCGGTTTAAGGAAGGTGTGGAAATCAACAAATGTTTGCTGGCACTCGGAAACGTAATTACGGCACTGGCCAGCACAAACAGTGGTCCGGGCAAAACCCACATACCGTACCGTACCTCGAAGCTTACCCGACTGTTGCAGGATTCGCTCGGTGGCAATTCGTACACACTGATGATTGCTTGCGTTTCGCCGGCCGATTACAATCTGTCGGAATCGGTCAGCACGCTACGGTACGCGAATCGTGTGTGTAAAATCAAGAATAAACCGATCGTTAATCAGGATCCGCAGCAGGCCCGCATCAAGCAGCTGGAAGCGACCATACAGGAATTGCGGTTAAAGATACTGTCACTGAGTCGGGGCGCACCGGAGGGTGAAGGACAAGAACCACTTTCGGTTCAGCCAGAATTTACGCGTGGCGTTACGGAGACAAACATACAATCGCCGAGGACCGAGACGAGTGTATACACCCGTCCAACTACAGCAAGTATCAAGAAGCTGCAGGAAAATAATCGGAACTTacagctacagctacaaacggCACTGCATGAGCTCGGCTCGAACGAGATGCGTGCGATGACGGGGGAAAAGCTGCTGGAAGACATTGAGCAGGTGCTGAGCAAGTACAAAGCGACATCCGAGAGCGAGATGGGACGAGAAATTGGTGCACTGTTGCGGAAATACAGAGAGGAAGAAATTGCGCTCGGTGTGCACAGTTTACCGAATCCGACCGTTGAGCCTGGCGTAACTAACACGAAGAATGAAAGTTGTTCGGAGGAGATGGAGAATAGATCGACATTCCACACCGAGCAGCAGATACGCATACACAGCGAACTGAGGCAGCTAAAACGTGACCTCGCAATAAAAGAAGAACTGCACCGCAAATGTATGGATAACAGCTCAGTAGTAAAGACACTTACCAGCAACCGGGAACGCGAGCTAACCGAGCAATTGCGCGAATACGAACGACAAATTGCCAAACTCGAGGAACAACTGACCGAGCTGAATGCGCAACACGAAAGTACCCGTGCTAGTGAAAAGCGTTCCAAGTTGGCGGAGGAACGTCGCCAGAAGGTACAGCAGCTCGAAAGCGAACTGGCGGCGCTGCGAAAGAAAACCATGCGTCAGGCGAAGTTACTCAAGCTAAACGAACACGATGCCCAACGTATTGCGGGGTTAAGCTCTGAAATACAGGAAATGAAGGCAACACGTGTCAAGTTACAGAAGGCACTCCGCGCCGAGAGCGAGAACTTCCGCCAGTGGCGCGTTAGCCGGGAGAAGGAAATCATCCAACTCAAAGCAAAGGATCGAAAACGGGAGTTTGAGCTGAAGAAGCTCGAATCGACTTACACGCTGCAGAAGCTTATTATGAAGCGTAAGATGGACGAAACGATTCTGGTGAATAGACGACTAAAACAGACACTTGAACGCCGACAGCGTAATACGAGTGCGTCGGACCGGTCGGTGATGCGGGGTCCCGAGGCGTCCAGATGGATAAAGCATGAGCTGGAGTTGATGTGCGATACGGTGGAAGCGTCAGCTACGCTCAAACTTTTGCACAGCCAGCGCACCCAACAGTCGAAGAAGCTGTCTCAGCTCCGGAAAGATCTCGCCGAGTTGCTGGGGGCGGTGAAGTCCGATGAGCCGGTTGGGGACGGATCGATCGATGAGCGAAATCAGCAGATCCAGCTAGCGAAGGACGAGATACGCCAGTGTGAAACCGAGCTCGAGTATCGCAACGCACAGATTGCCGATCTGCAGCAGAAGATACACAACATGGACACCGAATCGCTGCTGGTGGCGTTCAGCGAAGGACTAGCCAGTTTGCCCGAGGCGCGCGAATCCTTTAACCAGGTGCTGGAGCAAGTGGTCCACACCCAAACGCAGCTGTTCGAGGCACGCTTCCAGCTGGTGGAGTTAAAGGCGACGAGCGAATGCCAGGAGGAAGCATTATGTCAGGCACGTGACCAGCTGCAGCAGGTCGAAAAGCAGTACCGGGAGCAGGTGGTACAGCTTGAGCGTACGTACGAGGATAAGCTAGCGTTTCTGCTAATGCAGCGGACCGATGCCGTACCGGCCGAAAACGCCGTAGGTCCTCCGCAGCCCGATACCGTACACGAGGAAGCGATCCGGCACATTAACGAACTGCGAGACGAGCTTGAAATGAACAAGCAACTGGTGGAGAAACTACAAGCGGAAGAACAACAACTACCGCGCCGGAAATGTCAGCTACCGTTGAGATTGCGGGAACATCATATGGATTTCGTTGATCAAGACACTGATACATCCTACGGCTCTGATTCGGAAAATAATGAAGACGATCCCTCGAAGGAACTGCTGGAAAAGGAGCTTGATCCTGATTTTCGCGGCACACCTCTGTACAAGCGTAAA GCTCGGCCGCAAGAACCCATAGGCGAAAGTGAGGCTCACGGTAATAAAACCGCTAACAGTTCCAGTCTCAGCTGCAGCTGCACGGGTATCTGTGTGACACGACGGTGCGGTTGCCAGCGGCACGAAAGTGCTTGCCATCCTGGATGCAAGTGTCCGCCCGGATGTACCAATCGGAAGGAGACCGACGGTGACAGTAGTGCGATCGCTACTAAAAAACAAGATACCAAGAAAGAAGATACTGGCATAAATGTTAACGGAATGATGATATATCCAACAGAACG gGCCAGCGATGACATGGATATCCTGGAGTACATTTCCAAGTACCGGAAGCGGAAGCCATTCCTGAATCCCTAA